The nucleotide window CCGATACGTTCGATGGTAAAAAAATGAATGCAGATTAGAGATACCTTTAGATGGCTTGTTTGTGACCAGGACTTGAAATATAAGTTTGATTACACGAGGGCCGGCAAAGCCGAGAGCGCCGGTGGAAAACTGATAATTCAAGACTCGACCCTAAATCTTGTTCTTATTGCTCCATAAAAATTGAATTCCGGAAACATTTTCTCAATGCCCAGTAGCCCCCCCTCCGGCCTCGCGCGCGGGGGAAAGGCTGGAAAATGGAGCCATGGAGCCGTGGAGCAATAAAAAAGGCATCTGGCGGGTTCCGACAGTTTTGATCTTGTGCCGCTATACTTTTATGATAAAGTAAAGGCCGATTCGGTCGGTTCAACGGGAGGGAGGCCATGGCTTATCTGAAGCTGTCTTCGAAAAATCAGATCGTGCTTCCCAAGGAGGCGCGGTCGGCGATGAAGGTCAAGGGCGGCGATTCGCTCCTCGCGGTCGTCAAAGGCGGCATCACGATCTTGATGCCTAAACCCAAGAAGTATGCCGAGGCGCTTTCCGGTTTGGGGAAGAGCCTCTACACTAAAAATTATTTGAAATGGGAACGTCAATCATGGGGGACACGCTGATTGCGCGCCGAGTACGAGTTAATAACGCCCGATGCGGTTCTGTTGGCCACCGCGCTCCATTCCCGCGCGGCCTGTTTTATCGGTAATGACTCGAAGTTAAAACGGGTAAAAGGGATTGAGATACTGACCCTGTCGTGACGAATGACCGGCCGGACCGGCCATCGGGTCGGCCATGCCTGTGCGCCGATCAGGGGGCGCGGGCCGAAAAGCTGGAAATCGGGGCAATGGAACGGTGTAGCAATAAAAAATATCTTTATGGCGGTAAAATAGATCCAAAAAAGTCATAAATAGGACTTGGCACGATGAGCATCGCATGGAAAATCGCCGGTCAAGGCGCTTCGATAACGGTCAACATCATTACGCGGGAAAGTCCGGATATGAAAAATGTTTATAGCGGTAATTGGTTGACCTGTGAAGTGGAGCTGGCCGTAACGCCGGTTACGGGGCGGTTTAAAGCCTCCTATACAACGCAGGCGTTTTTTAAATTTTGGACCGGTCTCAATATGATCCTTTCCTCTTCGAAGGGCGAGGCTGTATGTGGTTCCGACGAAGATCCCCTTCAAATGACCGTCAGTATCGACCCAACGGGTCGGGGACTAATAAAGGGAACAACGCGCCTTCATGACCGATCCTATCCGACCGTTTCATTTTCGTTTGAAAGCGATCCGTCGGCTCTCAATAAAACCTGCAAGGAGCTTGAAGCGGTTATCACACAATTTCCGATCATCGTTTAGTGAAGCGGTCAAGGAATCAATGAGGCCGGGAATGATTTAAAGGTTAAATCCCTGCCGGCGGGGAGAAAGACTGGAAAAATGAGCCATGGAACAGTGGAGCAATAGGGACACTCGCGCGGAAATGGGCGATGGAAGCCGGACGGGGAGCGGGGCCGCAGAGCCTGAACCAAACCAGGGAGCATCTTGATGGCTGATCCCAAGCATGATGAACGCCGTAGTAGCGGGAGGGTCCCTTTCGACAAAGAGGTCGAAGTGGTCGGGGTCGGCGT belongs to Nitrospiria bacterium and includes:
- a CDS encoding AbrB/MazE/SpoVT family DNA-binding domain-containing protein; this translates as MAYLKLSSKNQIVLPKEARSAMKVKGGDSLLAVVKGGITILMPKPKKYAEALSGLGKSLYTKNYLKWERQSWGTR